Proteins co-encoded in one Mycobacterium mantenii genomic window:
- a CDS encoding DegV family protein — protein MPEVAVVTDSTCSLPRALVESVGITVVSLYYDVGGGWLRELDFDGDFGRFYAELDASKSVAKTSPPTVEDFVTVYDRLLEQHSAVVAVLISSGLSETCSMTRQAVAELESEGRGGERVVVLDSAGAAGQLGLQALAGARAAAAGEDATGVIAATRRARQEVRQWVVLDTLEYLRRGGRIGGAAAWLGSALDLKPILMVESQFRAVERVRTRKRAVERLVELMRQRRGVGADRWFVQHADAREDAKRLAERLAAIFEAEPEFISELSPVLATHTGPGTLVAGNLPGTALEGAYG, from the coding sequence ATGCCTGAGGTCGCGGTGGTTACCGACAGCACCTGCTCGTTGCCGCGGGCGCTCGTCGAGAGCGTGGGCATCACGGTGGTGTCGCTGTACTACGACGTGGGTGGCGGGTGGCTTCGTGAGTTGGATTTCGACGGAGATTTCGGACGGTTCTACGCGGAACTGGACGCGTCAAAGAGCGTTGCGAAGACGTCGCCGCCTACCGTCGAGGATTTCGTCACCGTCTATGACCGACTGTTGGAGCAGCACAGCGCCGTCGTCGCTGTCCTGATCTCGTCGGGCCTTTCCGAGACCTGCTCGATGACTCGGCAGGCCGTCGCAGAGCTGGAATCCGAGGGCCGCGGTGGCGAGCGGGTTGTGGTGCTCGACTCGGCCGGTGCGGCCGGCCAGTTGGGTCTTCAGGCGCTCGCAGGCGCGCGGGCGGCCGCCGCTGGAGAAGACGCCACGGGGGTGATTGCGGCGACGCGTCGGGCACGTCAGGAAGTCCGGCAGTGGGTCGTTCTCGACACGCTTGAGTATCTGAGGCGCGGTGGTCGGATCGGTGGCGCCGCCGCATGGCTTGGATCGGCGCTCGATCTCAAGCCGATCCTGATGGTCGAATCACAGTTCAGGGCCGTCGAACGCGTGCGCACGCGCAAGCGCGCCGTCGAGCGGTTGGTCGAATTGATGCGACAGCGGCGCGGGGTGGGCGCCGATCGGTGGTTCGTCCAGCACGCGGATGCACGCGAGGACGCGAAGCGGTTGGCCGAGCGCCTCGCTGCAATTTTCGAGGCCGAGCCGGAGTTCATCTCGGAGCTCAGCCCGGTGCTGGCAACACACACCGGTCCGGGGACGTTGGTAGCCGGAAATCTCCCCGGAACGGCATTGGAGGGTGCATATGGCTGA